From Streptomyces yatensis, one genomic window encodes:
- a CDS encoding GntR family transcriptional regulator, with translation MPRSRYTEIAEVLAAEIADQPADVRVAGEHEIAARFGVSRAAARSALQELEGRYLVRRVRGAGTFVSRPLDYVLSQSRVPSMHQTIREAGGEPRTVVRDVTTVPVTGAIAERLERAEGSAVHLLTRQSYIDGLLSGWSQEWIPVDMLPELDAAVHAVESLDTILRQMCGVTPVRAWCRVSSVLPDRRVAEGLETAHNRPVWLVESLSRDAASGRAVMCSSTWSRPDSVRIIVELDGPVTP, from the coding sequence GTGCCCAGAAGTCGATATACCGAGATTGCCGAGGTACTCGCCGCCGAGATCGCAGACCAGCCGGCTGATGTCCGGGTCGCCGGCGAGCACGAGATCGCCGCCCGCTTCGGCGTCAGCCGGGCGGCCGCCCGATCCGCCCTCCAGGAGCTGGAGGGCCGCTATCTGGTCCGCCGGGTCCGGGGCGCGGGCACCTTCGTCAGCCGTCCGCTGGACTACGTACTCTCCCAGAGCCGGGTCCCCTCGATGCACCAGACCATCCGCGAGGCGGGCGGTGAACCGCGCACCGTGGTGCGCGACGTGACCACCGTCCCGGTCACGGGCGCCATCGCCGAACGGCTGGAACGTGCCGAGGGCAGCGCGGTCCACCTGCTGACCCGGCAGTCGTACATCGACGGCCTGCTCAGTGGCTGGTCCCAGGAGTGGATCCCGGTCGACATGCTGCCGGAGCTGGACGCGGCCGTGCACGCCGTGGAGTCGCTGGACACGATCCTGCGGCAGATGTGCGGGGTGACCCCGGTCCGTGCCTGGTGCCGGGTGAGCAGTGTGCTGCCCGACCGGCGGGTGGCGGAGGGGCTGGAGACGGCGCACAACCGGCCGGTGTGGCTGGTGGAGAGCCTGAGCCGGGACGCGGCCTCCGGGCGCGCGGTGATGTGCAGCTCCACCTGGTCCCGCCCGGACAGCGTCCGGATCATCGTCGAGCTCGACGGCCCGGTCACCCCGTGA
- a CDS encoding extracellular catalytic domain type 2 short-chain-length polyhydroxyalkanoate depolymerase, translated as MRRSALRAALTTLITALAVLTGPTASADEPGLPRLNITGTYVTGISSGGFMASQLQVAYSGTVKGTGVFAAGPYYCGKGGIITGLIACGTGLVSTDPEGIEQIARRWSAEGRIDPVANLVDTPVYTYHGTKDPLVRDRVSDEGVRFYRDFGARTAYHDTDPAGHGWPTPNGPLPCGATFYPFLINCGNDPQGEMLRHWFGDAAVKAPAPGQSGTLTRYDQDRYVPGGWAQWYSLGSTGFRYTPDSCAQGAPCKLVVALHGCLSDNKFVGDRFARASHLNEYADTNNLVILYPQTDISLVRGNPQGCWDWWGFTGRDYAQKSAPQMRAIVNQIHALGG; from the coding sequence ATGAGACGAAGCGCCCTGCGAGCCGCCCTCACCACCCTCATCACCGCCCTGGCCGTGCTGACCGGCCCGACCGCGTCCGCCGACGAGCCCGGCCTGCCCCGGCTGAACATCACCGGCACCTACGTCACCGGAATCTCCTCCGGCGGCTTCATGGCCTCTCAGCTGCAGGTGGCGTACTCGGGCACCGTCAAGGGCACGGGCGTGTTCGCCGCCGGCCCGTACTACTGCGGCAAGGGCGGCATCATCACCGGCCTGATCGCCTGCGGCACCGGCCTGGTCTCCACCGACCCCGAAGGCATCGAGCAGATAGCGCGCCGCTGGTCGGCCGAGGGGCGCATCGACCCCGTGGCCAACCTCGTGGACACCCCCGTCTACACCTACCACGGCACCAAGGACCCGCTGGTCCGCGACCGCGTCAGCGACGAAGGGGTGCGGTTCTACCGGGACTTCGGGGCGCGCACCGCCTACCACGACACCGATCCGGCAGGCCACGGCTGGCCCACCCCGAACGGACCGCTGCCCTGCGGCGCCACCTTCTACCCCTTCCTGATCAACTGCGGAAACGACCCGCAGGGGGAGATGCTGCGCCACTGGTTCGGCGACGCCGCGGTCAAGGCGCCCGCGCCCGGGCAGTCGGGCACCCTGACCCGCTATGACCAGGACCGTTACGTACCGGGCGGCTGGGCCCAGTGGTACAGCCTGGGCAGCACGGGCTTCCGCTACACACCGGACTCCTGCGCCCAGGGCGCCCCCTGCAAGCTCGTCGTCGCCCTCCACGGCTGTCTCAGCGACAACAAGTTCGTGGGAGACCGGTTCGCCCGCGCGTCACATCTGAACGAATACGCCGACACCAACAACCTGGTCATCCTCTACCCGCAGACCGATATCAGCCTGGTCCGCGGCAACCCTCAGGGCTGCTGGGACTGGTGGGGTTTCACCGGCCGTGACTACGCCCAGAAGTCCGCACCCCAGATGCGCGCCATCGTCAACCAGATCCACGCCCTGGGCGGCTGA
- a CDS encoding aconitate hydratase has translation MDLPRARAHGTVAQRLIGDHLLSGRMEPGEEIALRVDQTLTQDATGTLVMQELEALDLDRVRTEASVQYVDHNILQADERNAEDHLFLRSAARRFGLWFSKPGNGVSHPTHMHHFGAPGKTLAGSDSHTCAGGSLGMLAIGTGGLEVALAMAGRPLHLTMPKVWGIRLTGELPPWVSAKDVILELLRRHGVQGGVQRVLEYYGPGLASLTAMDRHVIANMGAELGATTTVFPADEAVRDFLDGVGRGDDFVEITAEQDASYDLDEEIDLSSLEPLIARPTSPGNVVPVREVAGEPIAQVVIGSSANPGFRDFAVPAAMVARRQVPAGVSFDINPTSREILQDLTRRGATFDLIAAGARIHQSGCLGCIGMGQAPASGRNSLRTFPRNFPGRSGTEDDAVWLCSPETATASALSGVITDPRDWADRLSADPPTPDLPDPPSNNDAMLEPPLPPDEAARVALERGPNISALPELDPLPDSLHGPVLLKAGDDVSTDEISPAGAAALPYRSNIPKLAGFTLTRLDPDYPRRAEAVREDTGHLIVAGANYGQGSSREHAAITPRYLGLRAVIAKSYARIHWQNLVNFGVLPLEFEDPADYERIETDDRLHLSGLREALSPAGAPTLRVRNATRDEEYAVRHRLSPRQREAVLAGGVIPAMAPPPAAGP, from the coding sequence ATGGATCTGCCCCGTGCTCGCGCGCACGGCACCGTGGCGCAGCGGCTGATCGGCGATCACCTGTTGTCCGGCCGGATGGAGCCGGGGGAGGAGATCGCGCTGCGCGTGGACCAGACGCTGACGCAGGATGCCACCGGCACGCTGGTGATGCAGGAGCTGGAGGCGCTGGACCTGGACCGGGTCCGGACCGAGGCCAGCGTGCAGTACGTGGACCACAACATCCTGCAGGCGGATGAGCGCAACGCCGAGGACCATCTCTTCCTGCGCTCGGCCGCCCGCCGCTTCGGACTGTGGTTCTCCAAACCCGGCAACGGCGTCTCACACCCCACACATATGCACCACTTCGGCGCTCCCGGGAAAACCCTCGCCGGTTCGGACTCGCATACCTGCGCCGGCGGCTCCCTGGGCATGCTGGCGATCGGCACCGGCGGCCTGGAAGTGGCACTCGCCATGGCCGGACGGCCCCTCCACCTCACCATGCCCAAGGTCTGGGGCATCCGGCTGACCGGGGAACTGCCCCCCTGGGTGAGCGCCAAGGACGTGATCCTGGAGCTGCTGCGCCGTCACGGGGTGCAAGGAGGCGTCCAGCGTGTCCTGGAGTATTACGGACCCGGTCTGGCCTCCCTCACCGCGATGGACCGGCACGTCATCGCCAACATGGGGGCCGAACTCGGCGCCACCACCACCGTCTTCCCCGCGGACGAGGCGGTGCGCGACTTCCTCGACGGGGTGGGGCGTGGCGATGACTTCGTCGAGATCACCGCGGAACAGGACGCGTCCTATGACCTCGACGAGGAGATCGACCTGTCGTCCCTGGAGCCGCTCATCGCACGGCCCACCTCCCCGGGAAACGTCGTGCCGGTCAGGGAGGTGGCCGGAGAGCCCATCGCCCAGGTCGTCATCGGCTCCTCCGCCAACCCCGGGTTCCGCGACTTCGCCGTCCCGGCCGCCATGGTGGCCCGGCGGCAGGTCCCGGCCGGGGTGAGCTTCGACATCAACCCGACATCCCGCGAGATCCTCCAGGACCTGACGCGCCGCGGGGCGACGTTCGACCTGATCGCCGCCGGTGCCCGGATCCACCAGTCGGGCTGTCTTGGCTGCATCGGCATGGGACAGGCACCGGCCTCGGGACGCAACTCCCTGCGCACCTTCCCGCGCAACTTCCCCGGCCGTTCCGGCACCGAGGACGACGCGGTGTGGCTGTGCTCACCGGAGACCGCCACGGCCTCCGCGCTGAGCGGCGTCATCACCGATCCGCGGGACTGGGCCGACCGCCTCTCGGCGGACCCTCCCACGCCGGATCTGCCCGACCCGCCCTCGAACAACGACGCCATGCTGGAGCCGCCGTTGCCACCGGACGAGGCCGCGCGCGTGGCGCTGGAACGCGGCCCCAACATCTCCGCACTGCCCGAGCTGGATCCGCTGCCGGACAGTCTGCACGGCCCCGTGCTCCTCAAGGCCGGTGACGATGTCTCGACCGACGAGATCTCCCCGGCCGGAGCGGCCGCCCTGCCCTACCGCTCCAACATCCCCAAGCTCGCGGGATTCACCCTCACCCGGCTCGACCCCGACTACCCGCGGCGCGCCGAGGCGGTCCGGGAGGACACCGGGCATCTCATCGTCGCCGGTGCCAACTACGGCCAGGGCTCCTCCCGCGAACACGCCGCCATCACACCGCGCTACCTCGGACTGCGAGCCGTCATCGCCAAGTCCTACGCCCGTATCCACTGGCAGAACCTCGTCAACTTCGGTGTGCTGCCCCTGGAATTCGAGGATCCCGCCGACTACGAGCGCATCGAGACCGACGACCGGCTGCACCTGTCCGGGCTGCGCGAGGCCCTCTCCCCGGCCGGTGCCCCGACACTCCGCGTCCGCAATGCGACCCGGGACGAGGAGTACGCCGTCCGCCACCGGCTCTCCCCCCGGCAGCGGGAGGCCGTTCTCGCCGGTGGCGTCATCCCCGCCATGGCACCGCCGCCAGCGGCGGGACCGTAG
- a CDS encoding YceI family protein has translation MTLSEGSHRLGPPGGRLLIKTSRTGLGRRAGHDLTIEATRWSGEATVVGGAPEESSVTVTVETDSLSVREATGGLKPLSEGDRAEIERTLEGKGLLHTAEHPTITFRSTRITGTPESFEITGDLTIKGRTHPVTVHGSGDPRGTLRGWASVTQSTWGIKPYSAFLGALKLSDEVRVEFEATGPEAAPGPGQ, from the coding sequence GTGACACTGAGTGAGGGAAGCCATCGCCTCGGACCGCCGGGCGGACGACTGCTGATCAAGACCAGCCGTACCGGGCTCGGCCGGAGGGCGGGGCACGATCTGACGATCGAGGCCACCCGATGGTCCGGGGAGGCGACGGTGGTCGGCGGCGCCCCCGAGGAGTCGTCGGTGACCGTGACGGTCGAGACGGACTCATTGAGCGTCCGGGAGGCGACCGGCGGGCTGAAGCCGCTCTCCGAGGGCGACCGGGCCGAGATCGAGCGGACGCTGGAGGGCAAGGGGCTGCTGCACACCGCGGAGCACCCCACGATCACCTTCCGCTCCACGAGGATCACCGGAACGCCCGAGTCCTTCGAGATCACGGGCGACCTCACCATCAAGGGCCGGACCCACCCGGTGACGGTGCACGGGAGCGGCGATCCCCGGGGGACGCTGCGCGGCTGGGCGTCCGTCACCCAGTCCACCTGGGGCATCAAGCCGTACAGCGCGTTCCTGGGTGCGCTGAAGCTGTCCGACGAGGTCCGCGTCGAGTTCGAGGCGACCGGGCCGGAAGCGGCACCCGGCCCCGGCCAGTAG
- a CDS encoding PucR family transcriptional regulator, producing MLTPQPQPQADQRLRGALAGALLDHIDALTTRVVADIHAHSEMYASERPVSGPDLTAVCRDNLIRALEDFGGLPPTGDFEQAARETGRRRAVQQVPLDTVLQAYRRGGRVMWQAMTEVLRGWSEVAQDTALEVAGALWETIDRYSSVMADAYRMAQLELHHRQDTRRGALFEALLDGRGHDPVVAKAAAAALGVPERDRYAMVVAAQDPAAPPHPAPVLAAADVWSFWRPRAERYAGIVRIGPRAPGMLLGILRRHLGATAGVSPPFARLAEAGSALRLAERALRTLTPRSGEVAALDERLPEALLCEQPEITERLVAHYLGGVLSRPVEREVLLETLSVWLGTGGSAGRSAERLFCHRNTVLNRIGRITELTGWSPDSGEARLGWALAPRALPGPAADTDGLSGAGPV from the coding sequence ATGCTGACGCCCCAGCCCCAGCCCCAGGCCGACCAGAGACTCCGCGGCGCGCTGGCCGGTGCCCTGCTGGACCACATCGACGCCCTGACCACCCGCGTGGTGGCGGACATCCATGCCCACAGCGAGATGTACGCCTCGGAGCGTCCGGTCTCCGGCCCGGACCTCACCGCCGTGTGCCGGGACAATCTGATCCGCGCGCTGGAGGACTTCGGCGGCCTGCCGCCCACGGGCGACTTCGAACAGGCGGCGCGCGAGACGGGCCGGCGGCGTGCCGTCCAGCAGGTGCCGCTGGACACGGTGCTGCAGGCGTACCGGCGTGGCGGACGGGTGATGTGGCAGGCCATGACCGAGGTGTTGCGCGGCTGGTCCGAGGTGGCCCAGGACACGGCGCTGGAGGTCGCGGGGGCGCTGTGGGAGACCATCGACCGCTATTCGTCGGTGATGGCCGACGCCTATCGGATGGCGCAGCTGGAGTTGCACCATCGGCAGGACACCCGGCGTGGCGCCCTGTTCGAGGCGCTGCTGGACGGGAGGGGCCACGATCCGGTGGTGGCGAAGGCGGCGGCGGCCGCGCTCGGCGTTCCCGAGCGGGACCGTTACGCCATGGTGGTGGCGGCCCAGGACCCGGCGGCGCCACCCCATCCGGCGCCGGTTCTGGCCGCGGCCGACGTCTGGTCGTTCTGGCGGCCACGGGCCGAGCGGTATGCGGGGATCGTACGGATCGGCCCGCGCGCCCCCGGGATGCTCCTCGGGATCCTGCGCAGGCATCTGGGCGCCACCGCCGGTGTCTCACCCCCCTTCGCCCGCCTCGCCGAGGCGGGGTCGGCGCTGCGCCTGGCGGAACGGGCGCTGCGCACGCTCACCCCGCGCAGTGGCGAGGTCGCGGCGCTCGACGAGCGGTTGCCGGAGGCCCTGCTGTGCGAACAGCCGGAGATCACCGAGCGGCTGGTGGCGCACTACCTGGGCGGTGTCCTGAGCAGACCCGTCGAGCGTGAAGTGCTCCTGGAGACACTGTCGGTCTGGCTCGGCACCGGCGGCTCCGCGGGGCGCTCCGCCGAGCGGCTCTTCTGCCACCGCAACACCGTACTCAACCGCATCGGCAGGATCACCGAACTGACCGGCTGGTCGCCGGATTCGGGCGAGGCCCGGCTGGGCTGGGCGCTGGCACCGCGTGCGCTGCCCGGTCCGGCCGCCGACACCGACGGCCTCTCAGGCGCCGGGCCGGTGTGA
- the phnE gene encoding phosphonate ABC transporter, permease protein PhnE: MSVVDHHPPAAPPAAPGPGPGATRPHRRTLARPTAAGLSAATALLLCVIGGVWAFIALRINIATLTDSADNAVAFLSRTLPLDFPPPGELFSLIWQTLAIVVSATVLSVVLSVPLALLAARNTTPGAGARLVSRGVIVLCRAVPEVVFAIAAFRVFGLGGMTGVVALGVHSVGMVGKLYADAVEQTDEGPRTALRATGAGRLQQITAAVLPQALPSLVATALHRLDINLRASAVLGFVGVNGLGYALSTAITTLDYQRAMAIAVVLLLLCFVAESISGAIRRTLLQDVTAARRPRPWRRERKGARRDERPGGTAPARPSSGATAATTAIATATSPAHGGTAVRRGLPRWDARRIRRTTWLVLTVALVVASAIRSGLSWGTLRRGAESFFPTLGDFLPPGTGGIGDQLWADLWVTLQIALAGTLIGLVLALPLGTLAARNVVGSPRVARFFRTVILLVRAIPELVLAIVFVVVTGLGAVSGALALGVGSVGLLGKLVADSLEETDPGPARALVATGARRHQVFFGSVLPRAWPAVVGHLLYQLDVNLRSATLLGIVGAGGIGYDLLNAARVLQFPVVTTIVLMVLALVLLIEGLAVWVRKVYA; encoded by the coding sequence CGGGGTGTGGGCGTTCATCGCGCTCCGGATCAACATCGCCACGCTCACCGACAGCGCCGACAACGCGGTGGCCTTCCTGTCGCGGACGTTGCCACTGGACTTCCCGCCGCCCGGTGAACTGTTCTCGCTGATCTGGCAGACGCTGGCCATCGTGGTCTCCGCCACCGTGCTCTCGGTGGTGCTCAGCGTGCCGCTGGCCCTGCTGGCAGCCCGCAACACCACCCCGGGGGCCGGTGCCCGTCTCGTCTCGCGCGGTGTGATCGTGCTCTGCCGCGCGGTGCCCGAGGTGGTCTTCGCCATCGCGGCCTTCCGGGTCTTCGGGCTGGGCGGGATGACGGGTGTGGTGGCGCTCGGTGTCCACTCCGTCGGCATGGTGGGCAAGCTGTACGCCGACGCCGTCGAGCAGACCGACGAGGGGCCGCGCACCGCACTGCGCGCGACCGGCGCCGGGCGGCTGCAGCAGATCACCGCCGCGGTGCTGCCGCAGGCACTGCCGTCCCTGGTGGCCACCGCACTGCACCGGCTCGACATCAACCTGCGCGCCTCGGCCGTGCTCGGCTTCGTCGGCGTCAACGGGCTGGGATACGCGCTGTCCACGGCGATCACCACCCTGGACTACCAGCGGGCGATGGCCATCGCGGTGGTCCTGCTGCTGCTCTGCTTCGTCGCCGAGTCCATCTCCGGTGCCATCCGGCGCACGCTGCTCCAGGACGTCACCGCGGCGCGGCGGCCGCGCCCTTGGCGCCGGGAGCGAAAGGGCGCGCGCCGCGACGAGCGGCCGGGCGGCACGGCTCCGGCCCGCCCGTCCTCCGGCGCCACCGCGGCCACCACCGCCATCGCCACCGCGACGTCCCCGGCCCACGGTGGCACGGCCGTACGCCGCGGTCTGCCGCGCTGGGACGCCCGGCGGATCCGCCGCACCACCTGGCTGGTGCTCACCGTCGCCCTGGTCGTGGCCTCGGCCATCCGCTCCGGTCTGTCCTGGGGCACCCTGCGGCGCGGCGCCGAGTCGTTCTTCCCGACGCTGGGCGACTTCCTGCCGCCCGGCACCGGTGGGATCGGCGACCAGCTCTGGGCCGATCTGTGGGTCACCCTGCAGATCGCGCTCGCGGGCACCCTCATCGGGCTGGTCCTGGCGCTGCCGCTGGGAACCCTCGCGGCGCGGAACGTGGTGGGGTCGCCCCGGGTGGCCCGGTTCTTCCGCACGGTGATCCTCCTGGTGCGGGCCATCCCGGAGCTCGTCCTGGCGATCGTCTTCGTCGTCGTGACCGGCCTGGGCGCGGTCTCCGGCGCGCTCGCCCTCGGCGTCGGTTCGGTCGGCCTGCTCGGCAAGCTGGTGGCCGACTCCCTGGAGGAGACCGATCCGGGCCCGGCCCGGGCCCTGGTCGCCACCGGTGCCCGCAGGCACCAGGTGTTCTTCGGGTCCGTGCTGCCCCGGGCCTGGCCGGCGGTGGTGGGACACCTGCTGTACCAGCTGGACGTCAATCTGCGTTCGGCGACCCTGCTCGGCATCGTCGGCGCCGGTGGCATCGGCTACGACCTGCTGAACGCGGCCCGGGTGCTGCAGTTCCCGGTGGTCACCACCATCGTCCTGATGGTGCTGGCGCTGGTGCTGCTCATCGAGGGGCTGGCCGTCTGGGTGCGCAAGGTGTACGCCTGA
- a CDS encoding alpha/beta hydrolase — protein sequence MLSVLRFGTGPRAVVAAHGITGSGMSFRGVARHLPAQWSLYAIDLRGRGGSAHTPGPYGIGRHAADVCRAAELLGGGSPVALTGHSMGAYVALRAAARAPELFDRLLLVDGGLPLPVPAGADPDALLDLTLGPAMARLGRTYPDDETYLDGFRDHPALGPSWNEDIEAYARYDLTGPPGARRSRVLTEAVRADGRELLCHAGSFGADLTRLAVPTLLLHAPLGLMGRTPPMLPRQTVDHWLGHASRLTGELIHSSNHYTILLGGHARTVADRLVDLR from the coding sequence GTGCTGTCCGTCCTGCGGTTCGGCACCGGACCGCGTGCCGTCGTCGCCGCTCACGGCATCACCGGATCCGGCATGTCCTTCCGGGGCGTGGCCCGCCATCTGCCCGCCCAGTGGTCGTTGTACGCGATCGATCTGCGCGGTCGCGGCGGCAGCGCGCACACCCCCGGCCCGTACGGCATCGGGCGCCACGCCGCGGACGTCTGCCGCGCCGCCGAGCTGCTGGGCGGCGGCTCGCCGGTGGCGCTCACCGGCCACTCGATGGGCGCCTACGTCGCCCTGCGGGCCGCCGCCCGCGCACCCGAGCTCTTCGACCGGCTGCTGCTCGTCGACGGCGGGCTTCCGCTCCCGGTGCCCGCGGGCGCCGATCCGGACGCGCTGCTGGACCTCACCCTCGGCCCGGCGATGGCGCGCCTGGGCCGCACCTACCCCGACGACGAGACGTATCTGGACGGCTTCCGGGACCACCCGGCGCTGGGGCCGTCCTGGAACGAGGACATCGAGGCGTATGCGCGGTACGACCTCACCGGGCCGCCCGGTGCCCGCCGCTCCCGGGTCCTGACCGAAGCCGTGCGGGCCGACGGGCGCGAACTCCTTTGCCACGCCGGCTCCTTCGGCGCGGACCTCACCCGCCTCGCCGTGCCCACGCTGCTGCTGCACGCGCCACTCGGACTCATGGGCCGGACCCCGCCGATGCTCCCGCGGCAGACGGTGGACCACTGGCTCGGCCACGCGTCCCGGCTGACCGGCGAACTGATCCACTCCTCGAACCACTACACGATCCTGCTCGGCGGCCATGCGCGGACGGTGGCCGACCGGCTGGTCGACCTCAGGTGA
- a CDS encoding family 43 glycosylhydrolase, translated as MPTNSEHRLHIDRRTLLTGVAGSLGVAAGLPATAAQASPTEGAPMRRHPSNWPQLQPYGLADTRLDLWPRQDNSFVLPLEPRPRDRERGVVWMRDTYVNCFVVDGRPLYVATGTTRVPGLDAAAPWNDGIFVWISRSLRGPWRLVDTTGIRPGAERGKVWSPEFVGENRPGRTVVAPWQDYWYDDRFGKRGQVWAPELHYFNGTWYLVACMGDHSRKVGSFLLVSEGGVEGPYRLVEGNLDKPFGDAFIGGPDFIEPGAYHHIDGSLYTEGDDAWLVLHNDLYAPFRNDMEDIHPTTRLPTFRQMPYAPEPYLEGAYVFKYRGKYYLVQAAWDRTSIDSDGSTRYAYDPPGPGRVQYQYDAVVAVSDSFEGPYSQRWTAGVGAGHNNFFVDHGGRLWATFFRNPNFGYWSHPSRIADAAVPGVVRLEWTGPEGNRLYVQRRKRDGVTG; from the coding sequence ATGCCGACCAACTCCGAGCACAGGTTGCACATCGACAGACGGACGTTGTTGACCGGAGTCGCCGGATCCCTGGGAGTCGCGGCGGGACTGCCCGCGACCGCGGCCCAGGCGTCTCCCACGGAGGGCGCGCCGATGCGGCGGCACCCGTCGAACTGGCCCCAACTCCAGCCCTACGGCCTCGCGGACACCCGGCTGGACCTGTGGCCGCGTCAGGACAACTCCTTCGTCCTCCCGCTCGAACCGCGGCCCCGCGACCGGGAGCGCGGCGTGGTCTGGATGCGGGACACCTACGTCAACTGCTTCGTCGTGGACGGCCGTCCGCTGTACGTGGCCACCGGCACCACCCGCGTGCCCGGGCTCGACGCGGCCGCCCCCTGGAACGACGGCATCTTCGTGTGGATCTCCCGGTCCCTCCGGGGGCCATGGCGGCTGGTGGACACGACCGGCATCCGGCCCGGCGCCGAGCGGGGCAAGGTGTGGTCGCCCGAGTTCGTCGGCGAGAACCGGCCCGGGCGCACGGTCGTCGCTCCGTGGCAGGATTACTGGTACGACGACCGGTTCGGCAAGCGCGGCCAGGTCTGGGCCCCGGAGCTGCACTACTTCAACGGCACCTGGTACCTCGTCGCGTGCATGGGCGACCACTCCCGGAAGGTGGGTTCGTTCCTGCTGGTGAGCGAGGGCGGGGTCGAGGGCCCGTACCGGCTCGTCGAGGGCAACCTCGACAAGCCCTTCGGCGATGCGTTCATCGGCGGGCCGGACTTCATCGAGCCCGGCGCCTACCACCACATCGACGGCAGCCTCTACACCGAGGGCGACGACGCGTGGCTGGTGCTCCACAACGACCTGTACGCGCCGTTCCGGAACGACATGGAGGACATCCACCCGACGACCAGGCTCCCCACGTTCCGGCAGATGCCGTACGCCCCCGAGCCGTATCTCGAGGGCGCGTACGTGTTCAAGTACCGGGGCAAGTACTACCTCGTCCAGGCCGCGTGGGACCGTACGTCCATCGATTCCGACGGCAGCACGCGCTATGCCTACGACCCACCGGGCCCGGGCCGGGTGCAGTATCAGTACGACGCCGTCGTGGCCGTCTCGGACAGCTTCGAGGGGCCGTACTCCCAGCGGTGGACCGCGGGGGTCGGGGCCGGCCACAACAACTTCTTCGTGGATCACGGCGGCCGTCTGTGGGCGACGTTCTTCCGCAATCCGAACTTCGGCTACTGGTCCCATCCGTCGCGCATCGCCGACGCCGCCGTCCCCGGTGTCGTACGGCTGGAATGGACCGGCCCGGAGGGCAACCGCCTCTATGTCCAGCGCCGGAAGCGGGATGGTGTCACGGGGTGA